The following are from one region of the Mesorhizobium sp. B4-1-4 genome:
- a CDS encoding adenylate/guanylate cyclase domain-containing protein has protein sequence MSTAQAEISTILMDKVADWLTQSALAGNDLETLIKGFCERLAAAGLPLKRVHLSFSMLHPLYDALGFTWLRGQGMEVEGFRNKAGAPSDRFLTSPYYYLLSNKLEHLRRRLDPSVPSEFPVFDELRLMGITDYMAFVHPFSGNASQGMLGSWSTDSAAGFSDSMISALLRIQSHLAIATKMAVLTKLADNMMTTYLGGDAGRRVLDGQIRRGEGDTIRAALVMADMRGSSRLAETSGREIYIDTLNQFFDAVAAPFNRRGGQIMSFIGDGFIAVYPCERHRSQSEVACQAALAAAHKASARMMDLNLRRKERGLSDIQFGIGLHIGNVMFGNVGLTDRLTFSVFGSAVNEVQRLQTLTKKYPHSVLASEDFAGYCGANSWLTLGKEQLPGIKHKLTVLAPDLSGALALDEDGALETIYDRMSDAEQVMLLHRDAARVSTGDTRKIQ, from the coding sequence ATGAGCACAGCACAAGCAGAAATCTCCACTATTCTCATGGATAAGGTTGCCGATTGGCTGACCCAGTCGGCGCTGGCGGGCAACGACCTGGAAACGTTGATAAAAGGCTTTTGCGAACGGCTGGCTGCTGCCGGCCTGCCGTTGAAGCGGGTGCATTTGAGCTTTTCGATGCTTCATCCGCTTTATGACGCGCTTGGCTTCACCTGGCTTCGCGGCCAGGGCATGGAAGTGGAAGGCTTTCGCAACAAGGCCGGCGCGCCGTCCGACAGATTTCTGACCAGCCCATACTATTATCTGCTCAGCAATAAGCTCGAGCATCTGCGACGTCGGCTCGACCCTTCGGTGCCGTCGGAGTTTCCTGTTTTCGATGAACTCAGGCTTATGGGCATCACCGATTACATGGCTTTCGTCCATCCCTTCAGCGGCAACGCCAGTCAGGGCATGCTGGGGTCTTGGTCCACCGACAGTGCCGCGGGCTTCAGCGACAGCATGATTTCGGCGCTGCTGCGCATCCAGAGCCATCTCGCGATCGCAACCAAGATGGCGGTGCTCACCAAGCTCGCCGACAACATGATGACCACTTATCTCGGCGGCGACGCCGGCAGGCGCGTGCTTGACGGTCAGATCAGGCGAGGCGAGGGCGATACAATCCGGGCCGCACTGGTGATGGCCGATATGCGTGGGTCGTCTAGGCTTGCCGAAACCTCGGGCCGCGAAATCTATATTGATACTCTGAACCAATTTTTCGACGCCGTTGCTGCACCTTTCAATCGCAGAGGTGGGCAGATCATGAGTTTCATAGGTGACGGCTTCATTGCCGTCTACCCTTGCGAAAGACACCGCTCGCAGTCCGAGGTCGCCTGCCAAGCCGCTCTTGCGGCCGCGCACAAGGCCTCCGCGCGCATGATGGATCTCAATCTGCGCAGAAAGGAGCGAGGGTTGAGCGACATACAGTTTGGTATCGGCCTGCATATCGGTAATGTGATGTTCGGCAATGTCGGGCTTACCGACCGGCTCACATTCTCTGTCTTCGGCTCGGCTGTAAACGAGGTCCAGCGCCTCCAGACCCTGACCAAGAAATATCCGCACAGCGTTCTCGCCAGCGAAGACTTCGCCGGCTACTGCGGCGCCAACAGTTGGTTGACGCTCGGCAAGGAGCAGCTGCCGGGCATCAAGCATAAGCTGACGGTGCTTGCCCCCGATCTGTCGGGTGCTCTTGCGCTCGATGAGGACGGTGCGCTGGAGACGATTTACGACCGAATGTCGGACGCCGAGCAGGTCATGCTGCTTCATCGCGATGCCGCGCGGGTGTCGACGGGTGACACCAGGAAGATCCAGTAG
- a CDS encoding ABC transporter permease, translating into MNTQSPLPAPGAPLQHYVSIEPFDLQSVEAMTPEQSKVFQASQLRLMWWKFRRHRLALMSGIFLAALYLSILICEFLAPYNLHTRNMDYIYSPPQRVHLFHNGQFIGPFVYGRQMMLDMDTLKRNYVDKQDDVQRIRFFCKGDSYRFWGMIEGDRHFVCPAENGQLFLAGTDRLGRDVFSRIIYGARISLTIGLVGISFSFLLGIVIGGLAGYHGGIFDLIVQRIIEVLQSIPSIPLWLALAAIMPITWSPILIYFGITVILGLLHWTGLARAVRSKLLALREEDYVLAAQLMGASSSRIIRRHLIPGFMSHLIATATISIPGMILGETALSFLGLGLRAPTTSWGILLTEARSVNVIAFYPWLLLPMLPVILVILAFNFLGDGLRDAADPYK; encoded by the coding sequence ATGAACACGCAATCCCCGCTGCCTGCTCCGGGTGCCCCTCTGCAACACTACGTTTCCATAGAGCCCTTTGACCTGCAGTCGGTCGAGGCGATGACGCCGGAGCAGTCGAAGGTCTTTCAGGCGTCGCAGTTGCGGCTGATGTGGTGGAAATTCCGACGGCACCGGCTTGCCCTTATGTCAGGCATATTCCTGGCGGCGCTTTATCTCAGCATACTGATCTGCGAGTTCCTGGCGCCCTACAATCTGCACACGCGCAACATGGACTATATCTATTCGCCGCCGCAGCGGGTGCACCTGTTCCACAACGGCCAGTTCATCGGGCCGTTCGTCTACGGCCGCCAGATGATGCTGGACATGGACACGCTCAAGCGGAACTACGTCGACAAACAGGATGATGTTCAGCGGATCCGTTTCTTCTGCAAGGGCGACAGTTACCGGTTCTGGGGCATGATCGAAGGTGACAGGCATTTTGTTTGCCCTGCCGAAAACGGCCAACTCTTTCTGGCCGGCACTGACAGGCTGGGCCGCGATGTGTTCTCGCGCATCATCTATGGCGCGCGCATTTCACTGACAATCGGCCTCGTCGGCATCAGTTTCAGCTTCCTGCTCGGCATAGTCATCGGAGGACTGGCCGGCTATCACGGCGGCATCTTCGACCTGATCGTGCAACGGATAATCGAAGTTCTGCAATCGATCCCCAGCATTCCGCTATGGCTGGCTCTGGCGGCGATCATGCCGATAACCTGGAGTCCGATCCTGATCTATTTCGGCATCACCGTCATCCTCGGGCTGCTCCACTGGACCGGACTGGCGCGGGCCGTGCGTTCAAAGCTTCTAGCCTTGCGTGAGGAGGATTACGTTCTGGCCGCGCAGTTGATGGGCGCCAGCAGCAGCCGCATTATCCGGCGGCACCTCATTCCCGGCTTCATGTCGCATCTGATCGCGACGGCGACGATCTCCATCCCCGGAATGATCCTGGGCGAGACGGCGCTGAGCTTCCTCGGGCTCGGCCTGAGGGCGCCGACAACCAGCTGGGGCATCCTGCTGACCGAGGCGCGCAGCGTCAATGTGATTGCGTTCTATCCATGGCTGCTTTTGCCAATGCTCCCCGTCATTCTCGTCATCCTGGCGTTCAACTTCCTCGGCGACGGCTTGCGGGACGCCGCGGACCCTTACAAGTGA
- a CDS encoding ABC transporter ATP-binding protein codes for MNSGVDLLRIEDVGISFAIIGGPLRAVRRANLRVLPGRVTALVGESGSGKSVLSQAVMGILPNTAHVRGRILFSDPEKPGTTQDILQMSRDGPEIRALRGSRIGKIFQEPMTSLSPLHTIGNQVSESLQIHTPLARAERKARTEEMLSLVGFPNPKRAYDMYPFELSGGLRQRAMIAMALICRPALLIADEPTTALDVTIQAQILQLLRGLQTKLNMAMLLITHDLGVVANVADEVVVMYHGEIMEAGPVEAIFRRPGHPYLKGLMAAVPHFDLKPGERLKALREVPVNVGNLLGKQPAPASKGPDDILLSVRDLKKVFTIRKSGWFGGDHQTSVRAVDGVSFDIRRGECLGLVGESGSGKTTVSKILMRAVTPSGGSVTFNGRDGPIDVLKAEEDALRTLRAKIQMIFQDPVSSLSPRMTVENILSEPLEIHQRGNAASRLATVKSLMQAIGLDPRFIKRYPHSFSGGQRQRIGIARALALGPELLICDEPVSALDVSVQAQILNLLKDLQKELGLTYLFISHNLAVVDYMADRIAVMCGGRIVELAPREILLRKPVHPYTRSLVAAVPFPDLDRPMDFKTLKLGGASDTSAWGPQFRDEGEENTLWPLDLGGGHLVLARRSADVSELRH; via the coding sequence ATGAATTCGGGTGTTGATCTGCTGCGGATCGAAGATGTTGGCATCTCTTTTGCCATTATCGGTGGGCCGTTGCGTGCCGTCAGGCGCGCGAATCTTCGTGTCCTGCCCGGCAGGGTTACCGCGCTTGTGGGCGAGTCAGGTTCCGGAAAATCGGTTCTCAGCCAGGCAGTGATGGGCATTTTGCCGAACACTGCCCATGTTCGCGGCCGTATCCTGTTTTCCGATCCTGAAAAGCCGGGCACGACGCAGGATATCCTGCAGATGTCGCGTGATGGACCCGAAATCCGGGCGTTGAGAGGCAGCCGTATCGGCAAGATCTTTCAGGAGCCGATGACATCGCTGTCGCCGCTGCACACGATCGGCAACCAGGTCAGCGAATCCCTGCAAATTCATACGCCTCTAGCTCGGGCGGAGCGCAAGGCGCGGACCGAGGAAATGCTCAGCCTTGTCGGCTTTCCCAATCCCAAGCGCGCCTACGACATGTATCCCTTTGAACTTTCAGGAGGATTGCGTCAACGCGCCATGATCGCCATGGCTCTTATCTGCAGGCCCGCCCTGTTGATCGCCGATGAGCCGACGACCGCGCTGGACGTCACCATCCAAGCGCAAATCCTGCAATTGCTGCGCGGGCTTCAGACCAAGCTGAACATGGCGATGCTGCTGATCACGCACGACCTCGGCGTGGTCGCCAATGTCGCCGACGAGGTGGTGGTCATGTACCATGGCGAGATCATGGAAGCGGGACCTGTCGAGGCGATATTCCGCCGCCCGGGTCATCCTTACCTGAAGGGTCTGATGGCAGCCGTTCCGCATTTTGACCTGAAGCCCGGCGAAAGACTGAAGGCGCTTCGCGAGGTGCCGGTGAATGTCGGGAACCTGCTCGGCAAGCAGCCGGCGCCGGCATCGAAAGGGCCGGACGACATCCTATTGTCGGTGAGGGACCTGAAAAAGGTCTTCACCATCCGCAAGTCCGGATGGTTCGGCGGGGATCATCAAACCTCTGTTCGCGCCGTGGACGGTGTGAGCTTCGATATCAGGCGGGGAGAGTGCTTGGGTCTGGTCGGCGAAAGCGGCTCCGGCAAAACCACCGTCAGCAAGATTCTCATGCGGGCCGTCACCCCCAGCGGCGGCTCTGTGACCTTCAACGGCCGCGATGGGCCGATCGACGTCTTAAAGGCAGAGGAGGACGCGTTGCGCACACTGCGCGCGAAAATCCAGATGATCTTCCAGGACCCGGTTTCGTCGCTTTCACCCCGCATGACGGTGGAGAACATTTTGAGCGAGCCGCTGGAAATCCATCAACGTGGCAATGCCGCGTCCCGACTCGCCACGGTCAAGAGCCTGATGCAGGCAATCGGGCTCGATCCGCGCTTCATCAAGCGCTATCCGCACAGTTTCTCCGGCGGGCAGCGTCAGCGTATCGGCATCGCGCGCGCGTTGGCGCTGGGGCCTGAACTCCTGATCTGCGACGAGCCGGTTTCGGCGCTCGATGTCTCTGTCCAGGCGCAGATCCTGAACCTTCTGAAGGACCTGCAGAAGGAACTGGGCCTGACCTATCTGTTCATATCCCACAACCTGGCGGTGGTGGACTACATGGCGGACCGCATCGCGGTGATGTGCGGCGGGCGTATCGTCGAGCTTGCGCCGCGCGAAATCCTGCTCAGGAAACCGGTCCACCCCTACACGCGCTCACTGGTCGCCGCGGTGCCTTTCCCCGATCTCGACAGGCCGATGGATTTCAAGACGCTGAAGCTCGGCGGCGCGTCCGACACCAGCGCTTGGGGACCGCAATTCCGCGACGAGGGCGAGGAGAATACGCTGTGGCCGCTCGATCTTGGCGGCGGCCATCTCGTGCTGGCCCGTCGTTCGGCCGATGTCAGCGAGCTGCGCCATTGA
- a CDS encoding adenylate/guanylate cyclase domain-containing protein produces MNEAQDLFSLLRQSTDVDPRAIDAIERTIAEAGDRELCRINAPAFASKHGLDEERAISAFLHAARVGIFDISWNVLCPGCGGVLDTNATLKTLQKDEYTCTLCSEGYSPTLDEMVEVTFTVSPRIRRIAAHNPHELPLMEYFRQIYWASGVDLPDEDFAKKMEEISLEDIELAPGEKAVLPVQLPPEFVIVFEPVTHSVQFIDGKGEPTKERRSLSLVFDRDHVQSQTLEMQPGPLRISLENRTDTRVLPTVFIAGKALHDLLGKRRPFLTAKRLLTNQTFRDLYRADTLDIDQRLKITSLTFLFTDLRGSTALYERVGDLSAFDLVREHFQVLHEIVAAEAGAVVKTIGDAVMATFATPDRAIAAALRIREAMRGLNEKSGREDLLLKIGVHAGPCIAVSMNERQDYFGQTVNIASRVQNLANAQAIFATRAVVDDTLTADLLHRNALTPVPHEVSLRGIEREIAIYTIP; encoded by the coding sequence ATGAACGAAGCTCAGGATCTGTTTTCGCTTCTGCGGCAATCGACCGATGTCGATCCGAGGGCAATCGACGCGATTGAGCGAACCATCGCCGAGGCAGGAGACCGCGAGCTTTGCCGCATCAATGCGCCAGCCTTCGCCAGCAAGCATGGCCTCGACGAGGAGCGCGCCATAAGCGCCTTCCTGCATGCGGCGCGGGTGGGCATCTTCGACATTTCCTGGAACGTCCTGTGCCCCGGCTGCGGCGGCGTGCTCGACACCAACGCCACGCTGAAGACCCTGCAGAAGGACGAATACACCTGCACGCTGTGCTCCGAGGGATATTCGCCGACGCTCGACGAGATGGTCGAGGTGACATTCACCGTCAGTCCCCGCATACGCAGGATTGCCGCCCACAATCCACACGAGCTGCCGTTGATGGAATATTTCCGCCAGATCTACTGGGCGTCCGGCGTCGATCTGCCGGATGAGGATTTCGCGAAAAAGATGGAAGAGATCTCACTGGAGGATATCGAGCTTGCGCCCGGTGAAAAGGCGGTTCTGCCGGTACAGCTGCCGCCCGAATTCGTCATCGTCTTCGAGCCGGTCACCCATTCAGTGCAGTTCATCGACGGGAAGGGTGAACCAACAAAGGAGCGCCGCAGCCTTTCTTTGGTCTTCGACCGCGATCATGTCCAGAGCCAGACGCTGGAGATGCAACCCGGCCCGTTGCGCATTTCGCTGGAAAACAGGACCGACACCCGCGTGCTGCCGACGGTCTTCATCGCCGGCAAGGCATTGCATGATTTGCTCGGCAAACGCCGACCCTTCCTCACCGCCAAGCGCCTGCTCACCAACCAGACGTTCCGCGATCTCTACCGCGCGGACACGCTCGACATCGACCAGCGCCTGAAGATCACCAGCCTGACCTTCCTGTTCACCGACCTGCGCGGATCGACCGCGCTTTACGAGCGGGTGGGCGATCTTTCGGCCTTCGATCTCGTGCGCGAGCATTTCCAGGTTCTGCACGAGATCGTCGCGGCCGAGGCAGGCGCGGTGGTGAAGACGATCGGTGATGCGGTGATGGCGACCTTCGCGACGCCTGATCGTGCGATTGCCGCGGCCCTCAGGATTCGCGAAGCCATGCGTGGGCTCAACGAAAAGAGCGGGCGCGAGGACCTGCTGCTCAAGATCGGAGTCCATGCCGGCCCCTGCATCGCCGTGTCCATGAACGAGCGACAGGACTATTTCGGCCAGACGGTCAACATAGCCTCGCGGGTGCAGAACCTTGCCAATGCACAGGCGATCTTCGCCACTCGTGCGGTGGTCGACGACACTCTCACCGCCGATCTGTTGCACAGGAACGCGCTGACGCCCGTGCCCCACGAGGTCTCGCTGCGCGGCATTGAGCGGGAAATAGCGATATATACGATCCCCTGA
- a CDS encoding GNAT family N-acetyltransferase, with product MTSTTSPSSEKIEPLLRSVRPSDAEALCAIFSMPGFRWGTFRMPFERVEQVERRIAKSGQETTWIVAELDGKVVGHGSLVVQGSPRRSHIGEINIGLDDAFVGKGIGSAILGALLDVADNWRALKRVELAVYADNEPAIRLYTSHGFEVEGRHVKAGFTDGQYHDLLSMARLRF from the coding sequence ATGACCAGCACGACCTCGCCATCCTCCGAGAAAATCGAGCCGCTGCTCCGATCCGTCCGGCCAAGCGATGCGGAGGCGCTTTGCGCCATCTTCAGCATGCCGGGCTTCCGCTGGGGCACGTTCAGGATGCCCTTCGAGAGGGTGGAGCAGGTAGAGCGGCGCATCGCCAAGTCCGGCCAGGAAACCACCTGGATCGTTGCGGAGTTGGACGGCAAGGTCGTCGGCCATGGCAGCTTGGTCGTGCAGGGTTCGCCGCGCCGTTCGCATATCGGCGAGATCAATATCGGCCTCGACGATGCCTTTGTCGGCAAGGGCATCGGCTCCGCCATACTTGGCGCGCTGCTTGACGTGGCCGACAACTGGAGGGCCCTGAAGCGGGTCGAATTGGCGGTTTATGCCGACAACGAACCGGCCATCCGCCTCTACACAAGCCACGGCTTCGAGGTCGAAGGTCGGCATGTGAAGGCCGGTTTTACCGACGGGCAGTACCACGACCTCCTGAGCATGGCCCGGCTGCGGTTCTAG
- a CDS encoding ABC transporter permease → MLRYIVWRIAVMVPTLLVISALVFTIIELPPGDYFDSYVAELKAQGEAVDSDRIDMMRKEYGFDKPPIVRYFYWVGGMLHGDFGYSFEYELPVRDVVGDRMWLTVLVSFVTIIFTWLIAFPIGMYSATHQYSWGDYGLTFFGLLGLAIPNFMLALILMYFANIWFGTSIGHLMDQQYLGEPMSWAKAKSILAHLWIPVLIIGTGGTASMIRRLRANLLDELHKQYVVTARAKGLHPFKALVKYPLRMALNFFISDIGSILPAIISGAEITAIVLSLETTGPMLIKALQSQDMYLAGSFLMFLAFLTVIGVLISDLALALLDPRIRLQGGSTK, encoded by the coding sequence GTGCTTCGATATATTGTCTGGCGCATCGCCGTAATGGTTCCAACGCTGCTTGTCATATCGGCGCTGGTGTTCACGATCATCGAACTCCCCCCGGGCGACTATTTCGACAGCTACGTTGCCGAGCTTAAGGCTCAAGGCGAAGCGGTGGATTCCGACCGCATCGATATGATGCGGAAGGAATATGGTTTCGACAAGCCGCCGATCGTTCGCTACTTCTACTGGGTAGGCGGGATGCTGCATGGCGATTTCGGTTATTCCTTCGAATATGAGCTGCCGGTTCGCGACGTCGTCGGGGACCGAATGTGGCTCACCGTGCTGGTCTCGTTCGTCACGATCATCTTCACCTGGCTCATCGCCTTTCCGATCGGCATGTACTCCGCCACCCATCAATACAGCTGGGGCGACTACGGCCTGACGTTCTTCGGCCTTCTCGGCCTTGCCATTCCGAACTTCATGTTGGCGCTGATCCTGATGTATTTCGCCAACATCTGGTTCGGCACGTCCATCGGCCATCTCATGGACCAGCAATATCTCGGCGAGCCCATGAGCTGGGCCAAGGCGAAGTCGATCCTCGCCCATCTCTGGATTCCGGTCTTGATCATCGGCACCGGGGGCACGGCCAGCATGATCCGGCGGCTACGCGCCAATCTGCTCGATGAACTACACAAGCAATATGTCGTGACCGCGCGCGCCAAAGGCCTTCATCCCTTCAAGGCGCTGGTCAAATATCCGCTGCGCATGGCGCTCAATTTCTTCATTTCAGACATCGGCTCAATCCTGCCGGCCATCATCTCCGGTGCCGAAATCACGGCGATCGTGCTGTCTTTGGAAACGACCGGGCCGATGCTGATCAAGGCGCTGCAAAGCCAGGACATGTATCTGGCAGGATCGTTCCTGATGTTCCTCGCCTTCCTGACGGTCATCGGCGTTTTGATTTCCGACCTGGCGCTGGCGCTGCTCGATCCACGAATTCGTTTGCAGGGCGGCAGCACCAAATGA
- a CDS encoding class I SAM-dependent methyltransferase gives MSRLESFIRRMTAQRDILDQVCAEVAKIEGPVLELGLGNGRTYHHLRERLPGRRIVAFDRALAAHSSSIPEAENLVLGEIRETAGRFIGIDAALVHADIGTGYQDRDAVTATWLPDLTARLLRVGGIAVSGTPLDHPLLQRLMPPPSVPADRYFICRRV, from the coding sequence ATGAGTCGCCTCGAGAGTTTCATCCGCAGGATGACCGCACAGCGCGATATTCTCGATCAAGTCTGCGCGGAGGTGGCGAAGATAGAGGGTCCAGTGCTCGAACTCGGCCTGGGCAATGGCCGGACGTACCACCACCTGCGCGAGCGCCTGCCCGGACGCCGGATCGTGGCGTTCGACCGCGCGCTAGCCGCGCACTCAAGTTCAATTCCCGAAGCTGAAAACCTCGTGCTCGGCGAAATACGTGAGACGGCGGGCAGGTTCATTGGCATCGACGCCGCTCTTGTCCATGCCGACATCGGCACCGGCTATCAAGATCGCGATGCGGTGACCGCTACCTGGCTTCCCGATCTGACAGCGCGCCTGCTTCGCGTCGGCGGCATCGCGGTCAGCGGCACGCCGCTCGATCACCCGCTGTTGCAACGCCTCATGCCGCCGCCTTCGGTGCCGGCCGATCGCTATTTTATCTGCAGGCGCGTGTAA
- a CDS encoding ABC transporter substrate-binding protein produces MASAFLPSTSRAGDLEPEFLQPQLKAKALPALAERLPKSPRALNLAAMGRQPGQYGGTLRTIIGSQKDIRLMTIYGYARLVGYDEKLELQADILESFNVSNGRVFTFKIREGHKWSDGSLLTPEDFRYCWEDVWLNKELSQGGLPPALMADGKPPRFEIVDPLTVRYSWDAPNPDFLPKLAAASPLSLVLPAAYLKQFHRKYQDPFRLAGLMKENRAKKWTLLHIRMSRQYRPENPELPTLDPWQNRTKPPAEQFVFERNPFFHRMDENGRQLPYVDRIVMNVSSSEIISAKTGAGESDLQCMGIDFTDYAFLRDAEKRYPVKMHLWKRTQGSRLALLPNLNCSDQVWRGLLRDVRVRRALSLAVDRREINMAVFYGLAQESADTVLPESPLYRPEFAKAWVAHDPDLANALLDEVGLQTHDDDGLRILPDGRPAQIIVETAGESTLETDALELITDHWRKIGIALFIRTSQRDIFRSRALGGQIMMSIWSGIDNGVPTADMNPYQLAPTTDDQLQWPLWGAHYLSHGTLGEAPDLPAVVDLMALLKRWNASTEATERAEIWNSMLSIYTDQVFSIGTVNGTSQPILASSRLRNLPDKALYGYDPTAYFGVYMPDAFWLGES; encoded by the coding sequence ATGGCTTCGGCGTTTCTGCCGAGCACGTCGCGCGCCGGCGATCTGGAGCCGGAATTTCTTCAGCCCCAGCTGAAGGCCAAGGCGCTGCCGGCACTTGCCGAACGCTTGCCCAAGAGCCCGCGCGCGCTGAATCTCGCCGCGATGGGCCGGCAGCCCGGCCAGTATGGCGGCACGCTGCGCACGATCATCGGTAGCCAGAAAGACATCCGGCTGATGACGATCTATGGATATGCTCGCTTGGTCGGCTATGACGAAAAGCTTGAACTGCAAGCCGACATTCTCGAAAGTTTCAACGTATCGAATGGTCGCGTCTTCACTTTCAAGATACGGGAAGGACATAAATGGTCTGACGGCAGCCTGCTGACGCCGGAGGATTTTCGCTATTGCTGGGAAGATGTCTGGCTGAACAAAGAGCTTTCGCAAGGCGGGCTCCCCCCGGCCCTGATGGCCGACGGCAAGCCGCCACGCTTCGAGATCGTCGATCCGTTAACGGTCCGCTATAGTTGGGACGCTCCCAATCCCGATTTCCTGCCCAAGCTCGCCGCTGCTTCGCCGCTATCGCTTGTCCTGCCGGCCGCCTATCTCAAGCAGTTCCACAGAAAATACCAGGATCCATTCCGGCTAGCCGGCCTGATGAAGGAGAACCGGGCCAAGAAATGGACGCTCCTGCATATCCGGATGTCGCGGCAATATCGCCCGGAGAACCCGGAACTGCCGACGCTCGATCCCTGGCAGAACCGGACGAAGCCGCCGGCTGAGCAGTTCGTCTTCGAGCGAAATCCGTTCTTCCATCGAATGGATGAGAATGGCCGACAACTGCCCTATGTTGACAGGATTGTCATGAATGTCAGTTCGTCGGAGATTATTTCAGCCAAGACTGGTGCGGGCGAGAGCGACCTGCAATGCATGGGAATTGACTTCACCGATTATGCCTTCCTGAGGGATGCGGAGAAGCGCTACCCGGTGAAGATGCATCTCTGGAAACGCACACAGGGCTCGCGGCTGGCGCTGCTGCCCAATCTGAATTGTTCCGACCAAGTGTGGCGCGGCCTTCTTCGTGACGTGCGCGTGCGCCGCGCACTTTCGCTCGCCGTGGACAGGCGCGAGATCAATATGGCCGTGTTCTACGGATTGGCGCAGGAGAGTGCCGATACGGTCTTGCCGGAAAGCCCGCTCTACCGGCCGGAATTCGCGAAGGCCTGGGTCGCCCATGATCCTGACCTGGCCAATGCCCTGCTCGACGAGGTCGGGCTTCAGACGCATGACGATGACGGCCTGCGGATACTTCCCGACGGACGCCCGGCGCAGATCATAGTGGAAACGGCCGGCGAAAGTACGCTGGAAACCGACGCGCTCGAGCTCATCACCGATCACTGGCGCAAGATCGGCATCGCCCTGTTCATCCGGACTTCGCAGCGCGACATATTCCGCAGCCGCGCGCTTGGCGGCCAGATCATGATGTCGATATGGTCGGGCATCGACAATGGCGTGCCGACCGCCGACATGAACCCTTACCAGTTGGCCCCCACCACCGACGACCAGTTGCAATGGCCGCTCTGGGGGGCCCACTACTTGTCTCACGGCACGCTCGGTGAAGCGCCCGATCTTCCAGCTGTGGTCGACTTGATGGCTCTGCTGAAGCGCTGGAACGCATCGACCGAAGCCACGGAACGCGCCGAAATCTGGAATTCGATGCTGTCGATCTACACTGACCAGGTGTTTTCGATCGGCACGGTGAACGGAACGTCTCAGCCGATTCTGGCGTCCTCGCGGCTGCGCAATCTGCCTGACAAGGCGCTCTACGGCTACGACCCGACAGCATATTTCGGTGTCTACATGCCGGATGCATTCTGGCTTGGAGAGTCCTGA